In Candidatus Limnocylindrales bacterium, a single window of DNA contains:
- a CDS encoding threonine synthase, whose product MSYVRGLKCRECGREYPKEPLHVCEFCFGPLEVVYNYEEIKRNISKEKIAERQKNMWRYKELLPLEKDSGIGIDIGFTPLIRAHNLAQALGVSELYLKNDAANYPTLSFKDRVVSVALSKAKEFGFDTVACASTGNLANSVAAIAAASSLRSFVFIPYDLEQGKVLGTMIYGTNLVGIRGSYDEVNRLCSEIAGKYGWAFVNINLRPYYAEGSKTFGYEIAEQLGWKVPKHIVVPMAGGSLITKVWKAFKELEKLGFVSEVDTKVYGAQATGCAPIVTAVKKKSELITPVKPSTIAKSLAIGNPADGFYAMGVIRESGGWAEDVSDEEIIQAMKLLAETEGIFTETAGGVTLGVTKKLLDQGVIPRDESIVVSITGNGLKTQEVVIDRVGKPIVIEAKLSQFDALYKEKGGRKSINHEE is encoded by the coding sequence ATGAGTTACGTACGTGGATTAAAGTGTCGGGAATGTGGGCGAGAATATCCTAAGGAACCCTTACATGTCTGCGAGTTTTGTTTCGGACCATTGGAAGTTGTTTATAATTATGAAGAGATCAAACGGAATATCAGTAAGGAGAAAATTGCCGAGCGGCAGAAGAACATGTGGCGGTATAAGGAGCTCCTCCCTTTAGAAAAAGACAGCGGAATCGGTATCGATATCGGATTTACGCCGTTAATTCGTGCCCATAACCTGGCTCAGGCTCTGGGAGTTTCTGAACTTTATCTTAAAAATGATGCGGCCAATTATCCGACCCTCTCCTTCAAAGATCGGGTTGTATCGGTAGCCTTGTCCAAGGCCAAAGAGTTCGGCTTTGATACCGTTGCCTGTGCATCTACCGGAAATCTGGCGAATTCAGTGGCAGCCATTGCAGCAGCCAGTAGCCTTCGTAGCTTTGTTTTTATCCCCTATGACCTGGAGCAGGGAAAAGTTCTTGGAACCATGATCTACGGGACCAATTTAGTAGGCATCAGGGGAAGCTACGATGAAGTCAACCGCCTGTGTAGCGAGATTGCCGGTAAATACGGTTGGGCCTTCGTCAACATCAACCTGCGCCCTTACTATGCTGAAGGTTCTAAAACCTTTGGCTACGAAATTGCCGAACAACTGGGGTGGAAGGTTCCCAAACATATCGTGGTTCCCATGGCAGGTGGATCTCTCATTACCAAGGTCTGGAAAGCCTTTAAGGAGCTGGAAAAGCTGGGTTTTGTTTCCGAGGTGGATACTAAAGTTTATGGCGCCCAGGCGACGGGGTGTGCACCTATTGTGACTGCCGTTAAGAAGAAAAGCGAGCTGATTACCCCTGTTAAACCGTCTACCATTGCCAAATCCCTGGCTATCGGTAATCCCGCCGATGGCTTTTATGCCATGGGAGTAATCCGAGAAAGTGGCGGCTGGGCCGAGGATGTATCCGATGAAGAAATCATCCAGGCCATGAAACTTTTAGCTGAAACCGAAGGAATTTTCACAGAAACTGCCGGTGGCGTCACATTGGGGGTGACCAAGAAACTCCTGGACCAGGGAGTCATTCCCCGAGATGAATCCATTGTGGTCTCCATTACAGGAAATGGTCTAAAAACCCAGGAGGTGGTCATAGATCGTGTGGGTAAACCCATCGTCATTGAAGCTAAGCTCTCCCAATTTGATGCCCTTTATAAAGAAAAAGGGGGCAGAAAATCCATTAACCACGAAGAATAA
- a CDS encoding MoaD family protein, producing the protein MSVIVRIPTPLRKLAGGNAEVEVQGSTISEVIDNLEKSYPGLKERICDEKGAIRRFVNIYVREEDIRFLKNMETEVKDGDVVSIVPAIAGGAIEKRRVYLTFPKELVKEPLIYRVGHKFEVVTNIRQASVSDEIGLVALELEGEREEIKKAIAYFQEQGVKVEPIEMDVIE; encoded by the coding sequence ATGAGCGTGATTGTCAGAATTCCAACGCCTTTAAGGAAATTAGCCGGGGGAAACGCCGAAGTTGAAGTTCAAGGAAGCACCATTTCTGAAGTTATCGACAATCTGGAAAAGTCCTATCCAGGGCTCAAGGAGCGGATCTGCGATGAAAAAGGAGCCATACGTAGGTTTGTAAATATCTACGTTCGGGAGGAAGATATTCGGTTCCTTAAAAATATGGAAACCGAGGTAAAAGACGGAGATGTGGTCTCGATTGTACCGGCCATTGCCGGAGGTGCTATAGAAAAAAGACGGGTTTATTTAACTTTTCCTAAGGAGTTGGTTAAAGAGCCGTTGATTTATCGGGTAGGACATAAATTTGAAGTGGTTACCAACATCCGTCAGGCCAGCGTTTCCGATGAAATCGGACTTGTAGCTCTGGAGCTGGAAGGTGAACGAGAGGAAATTAAGAAAGCCATTGCCTACTTCCAGGAACAGGGGGTGAAGGTAGAACCTATCGAGATGGATGTAATCGAGTAA
- a CDS encoding ABC transporter substrate-binding protein: MRRVILSLLCGLLVSSVISDGLAAEKKLKFAFVAGVADPFYFTMEKGIRKKAQELGVDLVVSEYPKAWGPEVQVPILEAVAARGDIDLIMTAPTSTEALIPVLKKIHDQGIEIITVDTFIGDGDYTKESNYSFPLAYIGTDNKLGGIQVAERLAKMIGEKGKVYINTTNPDVSSVRDRVEGFKEGIKKYPNIELVGIDYNLDSQEKAQAQTLAKLQANPDIVGIFGTNLFSAQGVYQAVVNAGLTGTVKIASWDATQDLINALKKGQVDLVLAQLPAEIGSLAVEWGYKYFKDKTPIPNKRVVPGFQFFTKENVNDPEMQQYIYSK; the protein is encoded by the coding sequence ATGAGACGAGTTATTTTAAGTTTGCTTTGTGGGCTTTTAGTAAGTTCTGTGATAAGTGATGGTTTGGCGGCAGAGAAAAAATTAAAATTTGCCTTTGTAGCCGGAGTAGCAGACCCCTTTTACTTCACCATGGAAAAAGGAATCCGAAAAAAGGCTCAGGAATTAGGGGTTGATCTGGTTGTTTCAGAGTATCCAAAAGCCTGGGGACCGGAAGTGCAGGTTCCTATCCTGGAAGCGGTTGCGGCCCGTGGAGATATCGATTTGATTATGACCGCTCCGACCTCCACCGAGGCGTTGATTCCGGTCCTTAAAAAAATCCACGATCAGGGGATCGAGATCATTACCGTGGATACCTTCATCGGAGATGGGGATTATACCAAGGAAAGTAATTATAGCTTCCCTCTGGCTTATATTGGAACAGACAATAAATTGGGCGGCATCCAGGTTGCCGAACGGCTGGCCAAAATGATCGGTGAAAAGGGGAAGGTCTATATTAATACCACAAATCCCGACGTCTCCAGTGTAAGGGATCGGGTCGAAGGGTTTAAGGAAGGGATCAAAAAATATCCCAACATTGAGCTGGTAGGAATAGATTACAATCTAGATAGTCAGGAAAAGGCCCAGGCTCAAACTTTAGCCAAGCTTCAGGCTAATCCAGATATTGTAGGGATCTTCGGAACTAATCTGTTCAGCGCCCAGGGGGTTTATCAGGCTGTGGTCAATGCAGGCCTGACAGGTACCGTAAAGATCGCTTCCTGGGATGCTACCCAGGATTTGATCAATGCTCTCAAAAAAGGTCAGGTGGATCTGGTACTGGCACAACTCCCGGCTGAAATAGGTAGCCTGGCAGTGGAATGGGGTTATAAGTATTTTAAGGATAAGACTCCGATTCCTAATAAAAGGGTCGTCCCCGGTTTCCAGTTCTTTACCAAAGAAAACGTGAATGACCCTGAGATGCAGCAGTATATCTATTCCAAATAG
- a CDS encoding ATP-binding cassette domain-containing protein — protein sequence MESSTPILEVINLTKRFGGLVAVDRVHMQVFPGEVVGLLGDNGAGKSTLIKMISGVYQPDEGQILFQGKELKLSNPMEALKLGIETIYQDLALAENLNVYANIFLGREKVKKVLGFINVLDRNYMLEESRRVLKRLDIEIPSLRNKIQKLSGGQRQAVAISRSIYWNAKFLIMDEPTAALGVAEQQKVLALVRTLKAQGVPVIIISHQLHDVFSVADRLIVMRRGRKVGERLTRETTPDEIVGLIVGSIRE from the coding sequence TTGGAATCGTCTACGCCTATTTTAGAAGTTATCAATTTAACCAAACGATTCGGTGGATTGGTGGCCGTAGATCGGGTCCATATGCAGGTCTTTCCAGGTGAAGTGGTGGGATTGCTGGGAGATAACGGAGCCGGTAAGTCCACTCTTATTAAAATGATCTCTGGAGTTTATCAGCCCGATGAAGGACAAATTCTCTTCCAGGGAAAGGAACTCAAACTCTCAAACCCCATGGAGGCCTTGAAACTGGGTATTGAAACCATCTATCAAGATCTGGCTCTGGCAGAGAATCTAAATGTCTACGCTAATATTTTTTTGGGGCGAGAGAAAGTCAAAAAAGTTTTGGGTTTTATTAACGTATTGGATAGAAATTATATGTTAGAGGAATCCAGACGAGTCTTAAAGCGGTTAGATATCGAGATTCCTTCGCTACGGAACAAAATTCAGAAGCTTTCCGGTGGTCAACGACAGGCCGTTGCGATCTCCCGGTCGATTTATTGGAATGCAAAATTTTTAATCATGGATGAACCTACGGCTGCCCTGGGAGTTGCCGAACAACAGAAGGTTCTGGCCCTTGTTCGAACCCTAAAGGCTCAAGGAGTTCCGGTGATTATTATCAGTCATCAACTCCACGATGTCTTTTCCGTAGCAGATCGGTTAATTGTGATGCGTAGGGGAAGGAAAGTGGGCGAGCGCTTAACCCGGGAAACGACACCCGATGAAATCGTTGGGCTCATTGTCGGTTCAATCCGGGAATAA
- a CDS encoding PPC domain-containing protein encodes MASYKNKGLWIYLGIIFLVGPVFLAGCHDEDNGPTSVVVLDTTQQLAPGGCASPLFNGEAGVPVKVEATGPSNENPDLTIFDPNNNQVATATNSTLGSETLGFTPSITGGYTVRVCDANNVGGAIRIVVTQR; translated from the coding sequence ATGGCTAGTTATAAAAATAAAGGGTTATGGATTTATCTGGGAATTATCTTTTTAGTCGGTCCTGTTTTTCTTGCCGGCTGCCACGATGAGGATAATGGGCCTACAAGTGTCGTTGTATTAGATACTACCCAGCAATTGGCCCCGGGGGGTTGCGCTTCTCCCCTCTTTAATGGAGAGGCCGGGGTTCCTGTAAAGGTTGAGGCTACGGGACCTTCCAATGAAAATCCAGACTTAACCATATTCGATCCTAATAATAATCAAGTTGCTACGGCGACCAATTCAACCCTTGGATCGGAAACTCTGGGCTTTACACCCAGTATCACGGGGGGTTATACTGTCAGAGTCTGTGATGCGAATAATGTCGGCGGTGCAATCCGGATTGTGGTAACCCAGAGGTAA
- a CDS encoding PRC-barrel domain-containing protein translates to MALAELSKLDDFEVADESVDIRGFPVYNKMGDYLGDIDELLVDPVAMKVRYVIIDAGTWLESKKFIVPVGMIEIDDASNRVYLGTLTRETIHRLPVYDESRWTDPDYERELLGIYYPNRAGSFDQFTYETDEAFRYPRRFETHETPFRRRDIYRPGESTWGWLDTCRINNHQWDLKGYEVYGKNNEYLGVVTRYCGYKDTQQTEYLVVDTGGWLISEKFLVPVNRIRIDPTARKIYIDNLTRAQVETLPRYDESRLFTPEYENEWRKAYQYIV, encoded by the coding sequence ATGGCTTTAGCTGAATTATCAAAATTGGATGATTTTGAGGTAGCCGATGAAAGCGTCGATATTCGAGGATTTCCGGTTTATAATAAAATGGGAGATTATCTCGGCGATATTGACGAGCTTCTGGTGGATCCAGTCGCCATGAAGGTTCGGTATGTCATCATCGATGCGGGGACCTGGTTGGAAAGTAAAAAGTTCATCGTACCTGTAGGAATGATTGAGATTGATGATGCTTCTAACCGGGTGTATCTGGGTACGCTGACCCGGGAAACCATTCATCGACTACCCGTTTATGATGAGTCCCGATGGACGGATCCCGACTATGAACGGGAGTTATTGGGTATTTACTACCCAAACAGAGCAGGAAGTTTTGACCAATTTACTTACGAAACCGATGAAGCGTTCCGGTATCCCAGGCGGTTTGAAACCCACGAAACGCCTTTTCGACGAAGGGATATCTATCGCCCAGGTGAATCCACATGGGGTTGGTTAGACACCTGTAGGATAAATAATCATCAGTGGGATCTTAAAGGGTATGAAGTTTATGGAAAAAATAACGAGTATCTGGGAGTTGTAACCCGTTATTGTGGCTATAAGGATACCCAACAAACAGAGTATCTGGTTGTAGATACCGGTGGATGGCTCATCAGCGAAAAATTTCTGGTTCCGGTTAACCGGATTCGGATTGATCCCACAGCAAGAAAAATTTACATCGATAACCTGACCCGGGCTCAGGTAGAAACTTTACCCAGGTATGATGAAAGTAGGCTCTTCACGCCAGAGTATGAAAACGAATGGCGTAAAGCCTATCAGTATATCGTATAG
- a CDS encoding DUF2795 domain-containing protein: MAEKTRKDQTQEDKQKTQKDSQAPNPIQVQKYLSGIDYPTDKQGLLEAARRNGADEKVLNILNELPEKSYASPKEVSHEIGQVE, translated from the coding sequence ATGGCCGAGAAAACTCGAAAAGATCAAACTCAGGAAGATAAACAAAAAACCCAAAAGGACTCCCAGGCACCTAATCCTATTCAAGTCCAAAAATATCTAAGCGGAATTGACTACCCTACCGATAAGCAGGGTTTACTGGAAGCGGCAAGAAGAAATGGAGCCGATGAAAAGGTCTTGAATATTCTCAATGAACTTCCAGAGAAAAGCTACGCCAGCCCCAAGGAGGTATCCCACGAGATAGGACAGGTCGAGTAA
- a CDS encoding lmo0937 family membrane protein yields MLWTILLILLVLWALGFGFSIGGNLIHLLLIVGLVVLIAQLIRGRRGV; encoded by the coding sequence ATGTTGTGGACGATTCTGTTGATTCTTTTGGTGCTTTGGGCTCTTGGTTTTGGCTTTAGTATAGGAGGTAATCTCATTCACTTGTTATTGATTGTTGGGCTTGTTGTGCTGATTGCCCAGTTGATACGGGGACGGAGAGGAGTCTGA
- the raiA gene encoding ribosome-associated translation inhibitor RaiA, with protein sequence MNIQIEGLHDEVTPARRALIEERLSKLTKYDIDLIHIRITLEKDPHHQKGNDCVRIVLLVPGNTLVANKTDDTLENALFKAFDTIERELKDYIKEKQIHAIKPPSTQPRGSISQIFKDKGYGFILTEEGTEVYFHKNSVRGVSFENLEVGIPVEFDLEEGREGPQATRVAVF encoded by the coding sequence ATGAACATTCAGATTGAAGGACTCCATGATGAGGTAACCCCGGCACGAAGGGCTTTAATTGAAGAAAGACTCTCCAAACTTACTAAATACGATATCGATCTCATTCATATCCGCATTACGCTAGAAAAAGATCCCCACCATCAGAAGGGGAATGATTGTGTACGTATTGTGCTGCTGGTTCCGGGTAATACCCTGGTCGCGAACAAGACCGATGATACGCTAGAGAACGCACTCTTTAAGGCCTTCGATACCATCGAAAGGGAACTTAAAGACTATATCAAGGAAAAACAGATTCATGCCATCAAGCCGCCGTCTACTCAACCTAGAGGATCCATCAGCCAAATTTTTAAGGATAAAGGATATGGCTTTATTCTTACAGAGGAAGGAACAGAAGTTTATTTCCATAAAAATTCTGTTCGAGGCGTCTCTTTTGAAAACCTTGAAGTGGGGATTCCGGTAGAGTTTGATCTTGAAGAGGGTAGAGAAGGACCCCAGGCCACCCGGGTAGCCGTGTTTTAG
- a CDS encoding IlvD/Edd family dehydratase, which translates to MRPSKQLRSREWFGPSDEAGLFHRAWLRAEGFHEQVFQNKPIIGICNSASELNNCNLHLKFVAEAVKRGVWQAGGFPLEFPTISLGEPFMKPTTMLYRNLMAMDVEEMITASPIDGVVLLGGCDKTVPAQLMGAASANIPTIMVTGGPMLRGMWGQQELGSGTDVRRHWDKKRAGKLTDEEWAEIEGSISRSAGHCTVMGTASTMTSLAEVLGMTLPGTANIPAPDSRRYATAEASGRRIVEMVYEDLKPSQIMTRKAFENAIRVLMALGGSTNAIIHLTAIAGRLGIRLPLSLFDEFSRTTPFITNVRPSGKYLMEDFFYAGGVQAVMKEISPLLHLDTLTCTGKTLGENIRNAQCYNPDVIRTMKEPLYKEGGTAILYGNLAPRGAVIKQTAASPRLLQHRGRALVFESNKEMYERIDDPDLEVDENTVLVLRNAGPKGAPGMPEWGRLPVPAKLLKRGIEDMVRISDARMSGTSYGTIVLHVTPESAAGGPLAIVQTGDLIELDVPNRKLNLLVPDEEIQRRLAAWKPPLSPYKRGYVKMYLEHVLQADEGCDFDYLQAENLE; encoded by the coding sequence ATGCGTCCATCGAAGCAATTAAGGAGTCGAGAATGGTTTGGACCCTCCGATGAGGCGGGTCTTTTTCATCGTGCCTGGCTGCGGGCAGAAGGCTTTCATGAACAGGTTTTTCAAAATAAACCCATCATTGGAATTTGTAACTCCGCCAGTGAGTTGAACAATTGCAACCTGCATCTAAAATTCGTTGCCGAAGCGGTTAAACGAGGGGTATGGCAGGCCGGCGGCTTCCCCCTGGAGTTTCCGACGATTTCTTTAGGGGAACCCTTCATGAAACCAACGACCATGCTTTACCGTAATTTGATGGCCATGGATGTAGAAGAAATGATTACGGCCAGTCCCATCGATGGAGTAGTTTTGTTGGGAGGGTGTGATAAAACGGTTCCAGCCCAGTTAATGGGTGCCGCCAGCGCCAATATCCCAACTATTATGGTAACCGGAGGACCTATGTTGCGAGGGATGTGGGGACAACAAGAACTGGGCTCCGGAACCGATGTGCGACGACACTGGGATAAGAAACGAGCCGGAAAACTCACCGATGAAGAATGGGCCGAGATTGAAGGTAGCATTTCGCGTAGCGCCGGTCATTGTACAGTTATGGGGACCGCTTCGACGATGACCAGTCTCGCCGAAGTTCTTGGAATGACCTTACCGGGGACGGCAAACATTCCGGCCCCCGATTCCCGCCGCTATGCCACAGCTGAAGCCAGCGGACGCCGAATCGTCGAAATGGTTTACGAAGATCTGAAGCCCTCGCAAATTATGACCCGTAAAGCCTTCGAAAATGCCATTCGGGTTCTGATGGCTTTGGGCGGTTCTACCAATGCCATCATTCACCTCACGGCCATTGCCGGACGACTGGGCATTCGTCTCCCTCTGTCTCTCTTTGATGAATTCTCCCGAACTACCCCGTTTATCACCAATGTACGCCCCTCCGGGAAATATCTGATGGAAGATTTCTTCTATGCGGGCGGAGTTCAGGCCGTCATGAAAGAAATTTCTCCCCTCCTGCACCTGGATACCCTGACCTGTACCGGTAAAACCCTGGGAGAAAATATCCGGAATGCCCAATGCTATAACCCCGATGTCATTCGAACGATGAAAGAACCCCTCTATAAAGAGGGAGGAACGGCTATCCTCTATGGAAACCTGGCCCCCAGGGGGGCAGTGATTAAACAAACTGCCGCATCACCCAGATTACTTCAGCATCGAGGACGTGCCCTTGTTTTTGAAAGTAATAAAGAAATGTATGAACGGATTGATGATCCTGATCTGGAGGTAGATGAAAATACCGTACTGGTTTTAAGAAATGCAGGACCCAAAGGAGCACCGGGTATGCCGGAGTGGGGAAGATTACCGGTTCCGGCTAAATTGTTAAAGCGAGGAATCGAGGATATGGTCCGAATTAGCGATGCTCGTATGAGCGGAACCAGCTATGGAACCATTGTGCTCCACGTAACCCCCGAGTCTGCCGCAGGAGGTCCCTTAGCCATTGTACAAACCGGAGATCTCATTGAACTGGATGTTCCCAATCGAAAACTTAACTTACTGGTACCCGATGAAGAAATCCAACGTCGTCTGGCCGCCTGGAAACCGCCCCTATCCCCCTATAAACGGGGTTATGTGAAGATGTACCTGGAACACGTTCTCCAGGCCGACGAAGGCTGTGATTTTGATTATTTGCAGGCAGAAAATTTGGAATAA
- a CDS encoding F0F1 ATP synthase subunit epsilon, translating to MAEETFQLDVVTPQRVVVSEQVNEMTAPGSEGEFGVLPGHTPFLTTLRFGELWYRKGNVDYFLAVGPGFAEVGPDKVTILVDTAETADEIDVNRAQMARARAEENLRKTDYDLETALAEMRQAEVRLEVAKKVKKT from the coding sequence ATGGCCGAGGAAACCTTTCAATTAGATGTGGTGACCCCGCAAAGGGTTGTGGTCAGTGAACAGGTTAATGAAATGACAGCGCCTGGATCTGAAGGAGAATTTGGCGTGCTTCCGGGGCATACTCCTTTCCTGACCACACTTCGATTTGGGGAATTGTGGTACCGAAAGGGGAATGTGGATTATTTCTTAGCTGTAGGTCCTGGATTTGCAGAAGTGGGACCGGACAAAGTAACCATTCTGGTGGATACTGCCGAAACTGCCGACGAAATCGATGTCAACCGGGCTCAAATGGCCCGGGCAAGGGCCGAAGAGAATCTACGGAAGACCGATTATGACCTGGAAACCGCCTTGGCCGAAATGCGGCAGGCAGAAGTACGGTTGGAGGTAGCCAAGAAGGTTAAAAAAACCTAA
- the atpD gene encoding F0F1 ATP synthase subunit beta produces the protein MGVGKIVQVIGPVIDVRFEQGDLPAIYNAVRITNKGFEADTGRDINIIAEVAQHLGEDTVRCISMAPTDGLIRGLPVEDTGRPISVPVGRGTLGRILNVIGEPVDGLGPVEATERWPIHRDAPPLIEQSTSKEMFETGIKVIDLLEPYTKGGKTGLFGGAGVGKTVIIQELIHNIAMQHGGFSVFSGVGERTREGNDLWLEMKHSGVLDKVALIYGQMTESPGARLRVGLTGLTVAEYFRDVEGQDVLLFIDNIFRFTQAGSEVSALLGRMPSAVGYQPTLATEMGELQERITSTLKGSITSVQAIYVPADDLTDPAPATAFAHLDATTVLNRQIAELGIYPAVDPLDSTSKILDPRVVGLEHYEVARGVQQVLQRYKDLQDIIAILGMEELSEEDKLIVARARKIQRFLSQPFFVAEAFTGTPGRYVTVKDTIRGFKELLEGKHDEVPEQAFYMVGTIDEAMEKAERIRRGK, from the coding sequence ATGGGAGTAGGAAAAATTGTTCAGGTCATCGGACCTGTTATCGATGTGAGATTTGAGCAAGGGGATTTACCGGCTATTTATAATGCAGTTCGCATTACCAATAAAGGTTTTGAGGCGGATACCGGTAGGGATATCAATATTATTGCTGAAGTAGCCCAGCATCTGGGGGAAGATACGGTAAGATGCATCTCCATGGCCCCTACAGATGGACTTATCCGGGGTCTACCCGTTGAAGATACCGGAAGACCCATTAGTGTTCCGGTTGGAAGGGGAACCCTGGGTAGAATCCTGAATGTTATCGGGGAGCCGGTTGATGGACTAGGGCCTGTCGAAGCTACAGAACGATGGCCTATTCACCGGGACGCTCCGCCCCTTATAGAACAGAGTACCTCTAAAGAGATGTTTGAAACCGGAATTAAGGTAATTGACCTGTTAGAGCCCTATACCAAGGGGGGAAAAACAGGTTTGTTTGGTGGAGCAGGTGTAGGAAAAACGGTCATTATCCAGGAGCTGATCCATAATATCGCCATGCAGCACGGTGGATTCTCGGTTTTTAGCGGGGTTGGAGAAAGAACCCGGGAGGGGAATGATCTCTGGTTAGAAATGAAACACTCGGGCGTTCTTGACAAGGTCGCCCTGATCTACGGACAGATGACGGAATCCCCGGGGGCAAGACTTCGAGTCGGATTAACCGGCTTAACGGTTGCCGAATACTTCCGGGATGTGGAAGGTCAGGATGTACTCCTTTTTATCGATAACATTTTCCGATTTACCCAGGCAGGTTCGGAAGTTTCAGCCCTTCTGGGAAGAATGCCGTCGGCTGTAGGCTACCAACCGACACTGGCTACAGAAATGGGTGAGCTGCAGGAGCGTATTACTTCCACCCTTAAAGGTTCCATTACTTCCGTCCAGGCTATTTACGTTCCGGCCGATGACTTAACCGATCCTGCCCCCGCGACCGCATTTGCTCACCTGGATGCAACGACGGTACTCAATCGACAGATTGCAGAACTCGGTATCTATCCCGCCGTCGATCCCCTGGATTCCACCTCTAAGATCCTAGATCCCCGCGTTGTGGGCCTTGAACACTACGAAGTGGCCCGGGGAGTTCAACAGGTTCTCCAGAGATATAAAGATCTTCAAGATATTATTGCCATCCTTGGAATGGAAGAGCTTTCTGAAGAGGATAAGCTCATCGTGGCCCGGGCCAGAAAAATACAGCGCTTCCTGTCTCAACCTTTCTTTGTTGCAGAGGCCTTTACCGGAACCCCAGGCCGATATGTCACCGTCAAAGACACCATTCGGGGATTTAAAGAACTCCTGGAAGGGAAACATGATGAGGTTCCGGAACAGGCATTTTATATGGTGGGGACCATCGACGAAGCTATGGAAAAAGCCGAGCGAATCCGAAGGGGAAAATAA
- the atpG gene encoding ATP synthase F1 subunit gamma, translating to MPSLRHIRRRIRSVKNTQQITKAMKMVSAAKLRRAQIQIEEARPYAQKMAEVLSRVARRAKPGLNPLLTPREEKKVELLIITADKGLAGAFNGNVLRKAMEFIRERGDEVSLTLNVVGRKGRDFLRRRYSNIRKEYIDIFRKLSYEQAILIGTDLVDRYLKEEVDGVYVVYTEFKSVMRQQVSLQQLLPVKPQEEVPSEIYQPDYIYEPGVKEVLEKLVPKHIITQIYRYLLESNASEHASRMTAMDAATKNASEVIAKLTLTYNRARQAAITKEIIEVVNGAEALKT from the coding sequence ATGCCGAGTCTTAGACATATTCGACGCAGAATTCGTAGTGTTAAAAATACCCAACAGATCACGAAAGCCATGAAGATGGTATCTGCAGCGAAGCTGCGACGGGCTCAGATCCAAATAGAAGAAGCTCGCCCCTACGCCCAGAAGATGGCAGAAGTTCTTAGCAGAGTGGCCAGGAGGGCAAAACCCGGCTTAAATCCCCTTCTAACGCCCAGAGAAGAAAAGAAAGTGGAACTCCTCATTATTACGGCCGACAAAGGGCTTGCCGGAGCATTTAATGGAAATGTTCTCAGAAAAGCCATGGAATTTATTCGAGAACGGGGAGATGAGGTCTCACTAACGCTAAACGTCGTAGGACGGAAGGGAAGAGATTTTTTAAGGCGAAGATACTCCAACATTCGGAAAGAGTATATAGATATTTTTAGGAAGCTAAGTTATGAGCAGGCCATTCTTATTGGAACAGACTTAGTTGATCGTTATTTGAAAGAAGAAGTCGATGGGGTCTATGTTGTTTATACTGAATTTAAATCTGTGATGAGGCAACAGGTGAGTCTACAGCAATTGCTGCCCGTAAAGCCCCAAGAAGAAGTACCGTCTGAGATTTATCAACCCGATTATATTTATGAACCAGGAGTCAAAGAAGTTCTGGAAAAATTAGTTCCCAAACATATTATAACTCAAATTTACCGTTACCTTTTGGAGTCTAATGCAAGCGAACACGCATCCCGGATGACGGCCATGGATGCTGCAACCAAAAACGCCTCAGAAGTTATTGCAAAACTAACTTTAACCTATAACCGGGCCCGACAGGCTGCCATTACCAAAGAGATCATTGAGGTTGTCAATGGCGCAGAGGCTTTAAAAACCTAA